The following are encoded in a window of Primulina eburnea isolate SZY01 chromosome 4, ASM2296580v1, whole genome shotgun sequence genomic DNA:
- the LOC140828999 gene encoding zinc finger protein CONSTANS-LIKE 10-like has protein sequence MGQFCDFCREQRSMVYCRSDAAFLCLSCDRLVHSANALSRRHSRTLVCERCNFHPAVVRCIEEMISLCQNCNWSSHTTPESSTEHKRQTINCYSGCPSADELSRIWSFFSIEFSCSNPKEGSLSLEKEDQNLSPCPSLPLDHTEEAAMDPMASDIDQFCGSGYSDPLNEKASSSRIKHLGSLHDDILHEDFNNSDIDLSLDNFGILFGESFGEAQPFFENGGMDSLFEIGNILDTEFDAESIHVAKGSDRKSKRMLQACEFYSNLVTSCKSDPNICFPRAAPAPAPAPAPSTISLSFSGFINESSTGDLQEYGLSSIRSIEGNPFDIPCAENQFSSATRNCAVLRYKEKKKSRRFDKKIRYVSRKARADSRMRVKGRFVKTGDPYDFDPSHLTRSQ, from the exons ATGGGTCAATTTTGTGATTTCTGCAGGGAGCAAAGATCTATGGTTTATTGTAGGTCTGATGCTGCCTTCTTGTGTTTATCCTGCGATCGTTTGGTTCATTCCGCCAATGCACTTTCTAGGCGCCATTCGAGGACCCTTGTTTGTGAACGATGCAATTTTCATCCTGCAGTAGTAAGGTGTATTGAGGAGATGATTTCACTTTGTCAAAACTGCAATTGGTCTAGCCATACTACCCCGGAATCTAGTACAGAGCACAAAAGGCAGACGATCAATTGTTATTCGGGATGTCCTTCTGCAGACGAGCTATCAAGGATTTGGTCCTTCTTTTCCATCGAATTTTCATGTTCCAACCCCAAAGAAGGCTCGTTGAGTCTTGAAAAAGAAGATCAAAACCTCTCTCCTTGTCCATCATTGCCGTTAGATCATACAGAAGAGGCTGCTATGGATCCCATGGCTTCTGATATTGACCAATTTTGTGGAAGTGGATATTCGGATCCTCTTAATGAGAAG GCAAGTTCATCGAGAATAAAACATCTTGGATCGTTGCATGATGATATTCTCCATGAAGACTTCAACAACTCAGATATTGACTTGAGTTTGGATAACTTTGGCATTCTTTTTGGTGAATCTTTTGGTGAAGCACAACCATTTTTTGAAAATGGAGGAATGGATAGCTTGTTCGAAATTGGAAACATTCTTGATACTGAATTTGATGCAGAGAGTATACATGTTGCAAAG GGCTCAGACAGAAAGAGTAAAAGAATGCTGCAGGCATGCGAGTTCTATTCTAATCTTGTCACAAGCTGCAAATCTGACCCAAATATTTGCTTCCCCAGAGCAGCACCAGCACCAGCACCAGCACCAGCACCATCTACTATCTCGCTTTCTTTTTCGGGTTTTATCAATGAGAGTAGCACTGGAGATCTCCAAGAATATGGGTTGTCATCAATCCGATCAATAGAGGGCAACCCATTTGATATCCCTTGTGCTGAAAATCAGTTCTCGTCGGCTACACGAAATTGTGCAGTTTTGAGATATAAAGAGAAGAAGAAATCGCGCAG GTTTGATAAAAAGATAAGGTATGTCTCACGCAAGGCGAGAGCAGATTCTAGGATGCGTGTGAAGGGACGTTTTGTCAAGACGGGTGATCCATATGATTTTGATCCTTCACACCTGACAAGAAGCCAATGA
- the LOC140829001 gene encoding LOW QUALITY PROTEIN: farnesyl pyrophosphate synthase 1-like (The sequence of the model RefSeq protein was modified relative to this genomic sequence to represent the inferred CDS: deleted 1 base in 1 codon) yields the protein MANLNGKKSDLRTAFLGVYSVLKYELLNDPAFEWTDDSRQWVERMLDYNVPGGKLNRGLSVIDSYKLLKEGKDLTEEEVFLASALGWCIEWLQAYFLVLDDIMDSSHTRRGQPCWFRVPKVGLIAANDGIILRNQIPRILKKHFREKPYYVDLLDLFNEVEFQTASGQMIDLITTIEGEKDLSKYSLSLHRRIVQYKTAYYSFYLPVACALLMAGENLDDHVDVKNVLIDMGIYFQVQDDYLDCFGNPETIGKIGTDIEDFKCSWLVVKALEVCTDEQKKILFENYGNPNPSNVAKIKALYNDINLQGVFSEYESKSYEKITSSIESHPSKAVQAVLKSFLGKIYKRQK from the exons ATGGCGAATCTGAACGGAAAGAAGTCGGATCTGAGGACGGCGTTTTTGGGAGTGTACTCCGTGCTCAAATACGAGCTTTTGAAtgatcctgcttttgaatggacTGATGATTCTCGCCAATGGGTGGAGCGG ATGCTGGACTACAATGTGCCTGGAG GGAAGTTAAATAGAGGTCTATCTGTTATTGATAGCTATAAGTTACTGAAAGAAGGCAAAGATCTGACAGAAGAAGAAGTTTTTCTTGCTAGCGCTCTGGGATGGTGCATTGAGTGG CTTCAAGCGTATTTTCTTGTCCTTGATGACATAATGGATAGTTCTCACACACGGCGTGGTCAACCATGCTGGTTTCGAGTCCCCAAG GTTGGTCTGATTGCTGCTAATGATGGAATCATACTTCGGAACCAAATCCCTAGAATTCTCAAAAAGCATTTCAGGGAAAAGCCATACTACGTGGATCTGCTGGATTTGTTTAATGAG GTGGAGTTCCAAACTGCCTCAGGACAAATGATAGATTTGATCACAACTATTGAAGGGGAAAAGGATTTATCTAAATACTCATTGTCACT TCATCGTCGCATTGTTCAGTACAAGACTGCTTACTACTCATTTTACCTCCCA GTTGCATGTGCATTGCTCATGGCTGGTGAGAACCTAGACGACCACGTAGACGTGAAGAATGTGCTTATTGATATGGGGATTTATTTCCAAGTACAG GATGATTATTTGGATTGTTTTGGTAATCCTGAGACGATTGGGAAG ATTGGAACGGATATTGAAGATTTCAAGTGTTCTTGGCTAGTAGTTAAAGCGCTGGAGGTTTGC ACTGATGAGCAAAAGAAAATCCTATTC GAAAACTATGGCAATCCCAATCCTAGCAATGTGGCGAAAATCAAAGCCTTGTACAACGACATTAATCTCCAAGGGGTATTCTCAGAATATGAAAGCAAGAGCTATGAGAAAATAACAAGCTCCATCGAATCTCATCCGAGTAAAGCTGTGCAGGCTGTCCTGAAGTCTTTCTTGGGCAAGATTTACAAGAGACAGAAGTAG